A genomic window from Bacillus mesophilus includes:
- the flhB gene encoding flagellar biosynthesis protein FlhB, with translation MYKYKLNLQYFAGEKTEKATPKKRQESRKKGQVAKSQDVNAAILLLFVFLFFWFGGGLMLDRMLALFTRSFEDYMLLELTEHTTFSLLFTLLPEIAIIILPVMLVAMVGGVIASYMQIGFLFSTEAIHFKLEKLDPIKGAKNIFSMRAIVELLKSSLKITFVGLVTFFVLWLDIEGIMRLSQVSLEEALVFLSMLVLKMGFAATVVLLFLSVFDFIYQKFDFEKNIRMSKQDIKDEYKNVEGDPLIKSKIKQKQREMAMQRMMQDVPKADVVITNPTHYAIALKYDEAKMDAPYVVASGVDYIALKIRNIAENNEVPMIENRPLARALYEQTKIGDAVPEEFFKAVAEILAYIYRLKQKV, from the coding sequence TTGTACAAGTATAAGCTGAATCTCCAATATTTTGCTGGTGAGAAGACAGAAAAGGCAACTCCGAAGAAACGACAAGAGTCAAGAAAAAAGGGGCAGGTAGCGAAAAGTCAGGATGTAAATGCAGCCATCCTTCTCCTATTTGTTTTCCTTTTTTTTTGGTTTGGCGGAGGTTTGATGCTAGACCGGATGCTGGCTCTTTTTACAAGGAGTTTTGAGGATTATATGCTCCTAGAATTAACTGAGCATACGACTTTCAGTTTATTATTCACTCTACTTCCTGAAATAGCAATCATTATCCTCCCGGTAATGCTCGTAGCTATGGTCGGAGGAGTAATAGCAAGCTACATGCAGATTGGTTTTTTATTTTCTACAGAAGCGATTCATTTTAAGCTCGAGAAGCTTGATCCTATTAAAGGAGCTAAGAATATATTCTCAATGCGTGCGATTGTAGAGCTATTAAAATCTTCTTTAAAGATTACCTTTGTAGGTCTGGTTACATTCTTTGTCTTGTGGTTAGACATAGAAGGAATTATGCGTTTGTCTCAAGTAAGCTTGGAAGAAGCATTAGTATTTTTATCAATGCTCGTACTAAAAATGGGTTTCGCTGCAACAGTTGTCTTATTGTTTCTTTCAGTTTTTGATTTCATTTATCAAAAATTTGACTTTGAAAAGAATATTCGAATGTCTAAGCAGGATATTAAAGATGAGTATAAAAATGTTGAGGGCGATCCTCTAATCAAATCGAAAATTAAGCAAAAGCAGCGTGAGATGGCGATGCAACGAATGATGCAGGACGTTCCAAAAGCAGACGTTGTTATCACAAATCCAACTCACTATGCGATTGCATTAAAATATGATGAAGCAAAAATGGATGCACCGTACGTAGTTGCTAGTGGTGTAGATTATATAGCATTGAAAATCCGGAATATTGCAGAGAACAACGAAGTTCCAATGATTGAGAACAGGCCCCTTGCTAGAGCTCTTTATGAGCAAACCAAAATTGGTGATGCAGTGCCTGAAGAATTTTTCAAAGCAGTTGCCGAAATTTTAGCTTATATTTATCGTCTAAAGCAAAAGGTGTAG
- the fliR gene encoding flagellar biosynthetic protein FliR, protein MDEFLIKMSAFLLILVRLSGFFLTVPIFSYRTIPNTHKVGLAVFLAFIMYYTIEIPTALQFDEFYIMLIIKELMVGILIGLTAFILLSAIQIAGGFIDFQMGFAIANVVDPQTGAQSPLMGQFLYIVSLLFLLSVNGHHLLIDGIFYSYQAIPIDQPWIPFGEGEMLSHLVKTFNSMFIIAFQMSLPLVGSMFLVDVALGIVARTVPQLNIFVVGIPLKIIVSLIMLIVMMSIFIMLVGNLFEQIQYAMRDLMRIIGGGA, encoded by the coding sequence ATGGATGAATTTCTAATAAAGATGTCAGCTTTTTTGCTGATATTAGTGAGATTAAGCGGTTTTTTTCTGACAGTACCCATTTTTTCATACAGAACGATACCAAATACCCATAAAGTAGGGTTAGCTGTTTTTTTAGCATTTATCATGTACTACACTATTGAGATTCCGACAGCACTTCAGTTCGATGAATTTTACATAATGCTAATTATTAAAGAATTAATGGTTGGAATTCTAATAGGTCTAACAGCCTTCATTTTACTATCTGCTATTCAGATAGCAGGAGGATTTATTGATTTTCAGATGGGGTTTGCAATTGCCAATGTAGTTGACCCTCAAACTGGAGCTCAGTCTCCATTAATGGGTCAATTTTTATACATTGTGTCTCTCCTTTTTTTACTTAGTGTAAACGGTCATCATCTATTAATAGATGGTATTTTCTATAGCTATCAAGCTATTCCAATTGATCAGCCGTGGATTCCCTTTGGTGAAGGAGAAATGCTAAGTCATCTAGTTAAAACCTTTAATTCTATGTTTATCATTGCCTTTCAAATGTCATTACCTTTAGTGGGATCCATGTTCTTAGTTGATGTAGCACTTGGGATTGTAGCTAGGACTGTACCACAGCTAAACATATTTGTTGTCGGGATCCCTTTAAAAATAATTGTTAGCTTAATTATGCTAATTGTCATGATGTCGATTTTTATTATGCTAGTTGGAAATTTATTTGAACAGATTCAATATGCGATGAGAGATTTAATGCGAATTATTGGAGGAGGGGCATAA
- the fliQ gene encoding flagellar biosynthesis protein FliQ, which produces MSSEFVISLAEQAIYTVLIISGPLLLLALGIGLLVSIFQATTQIQEQTLAFIPKIVAVFIGIVFFGPWMLSRMISFTYDILNNLHNYVG; this is translated from the coding sequence TTGAGTTCAGAGTTTGTCATATCTTTAGCCGAGCAGGCTATCTATACCGTTTTAATAATAAGTGGACCACTCCTGCTATTGGCACTTGGGATTGGTTTGCTCGTTAGTATTTTTCAAGCAACCACTCAAATCCAAGAACAAACTTTGGCATTTATCCCCAAAATTGTTGCTGTATTCATTGGTATTGTCTTTTTCGGACCGTGGATGTTATCTCGAATGATCAGCTTTACGTATGACATATTAAATAATCTTCATAATTATGTAGGTTAG
- the fliP gene encoding flagellar type III secretion system pore protein FliP (The bacterial flagellar biogenesis protein FliP forms a type III secretion system (T3SS)-type pore required for flagellar assembly.), whose product MTEFMEFFNTNDPENVSTSIKLLLLLTVLSIAPSILILMTSFTRILIVLSFVRTSLGTQQMPPNQVILALALFLTFFIMTPVFTEVNEEALTPLFNDEITLDEAYERASLPLKEFMSKHTRQKDLALFLGYAGIERPETVEDIPLTALVPAFAISEMKTAFQIGFMVFIPFLVIDMIVASILMSMGMMMLPPVMISLPFKILLFVLVDGWYLVVKSLLVSFN is encoded by the coding sequence ATGACTGAGTTCATGGAGTTTTTCAATACAAATGATCCGGAGAACGTATCGACCTCGATCAAGCTTTTGCTTTTACTAACGGTTTTGTCAATTGCACCAAGCATTCTAATCTTAATGACGAGCTTTACAAGAATCTTAATTGTACTGTCATTTGTTAGAACTTCCTTAGGAACACAACAAATGCCTCCTAATCAGGTTATTCTTGCTCTAGCTCTTTTTCTAACGTTTTTTATAATGACCCCTGTATTCACTGAGGTAAATGAAGAAGCGTTAACACCGTTGTTCAATGATGAAATTACCCTTGATGAGGCCTACGAAAGAGCATCGCTACCATTAAAGGAGTTTATGAGTAAGCATACAAGACAAAAGGACTTAGCGCTATTCCTAGGTTACGCTGGAATAGAAAGACCTGAAACTGTAGAAGATATACCACTAACTGCTTTAGTTCCTGCATTTGCAATAAGTGAGATGAAAACAGCTTTTCAAATTGGATTTATGGTTTTCATTCCTTTCTTAGTAATTGATATGATTGTTGCCAGTATCCTAATGTCAATGGGAATGATGATGCTACCACCGGTTATGATTTCTTTACCATTTAAAATACTATTATTTGTTTTAGTGGATGGGTGGTATTTAGTAGTTAAATCATTGCTGGTCAGTTTTAATTAG
- a CDS encoding flagellar biosynthetic protein FliO: MLRIKIVIVSVLLCLLLPLMGNVFHAAGVDDDNKTVDQILKENREESVTEEDETVLDNAPIDNTPVESIPDSQFTFFDFLNLIFALFLVLMLLYVTLRFIKKKNQTYDFTRTMANLGGTSLGNNRSVQLVKVGDRILVVGVGESIQLLKEIDSEEEIKQILSQQQNDVQQMLQPADIITKVVQQVKGYKKRDMSNQDSSFKSMFATQLAELSKGRKKLLKELDEEGKKNDD, encoded by the coding sequence TTGCTACGAATCAAGATTGTTATAGTATCAGTCTTACTTTGTCTTCTACTTCCGCTTATGGGGAACGTTTTCCATGCAGCGGGAGTGGATGATGATAATAAAACTGTAGACCAAATACTTAAAGAAAATAGAGAAGAATCTGTAACAGAAGAAGATGAAACGGTATTAGATAATGCCCCTATTGATAATACACCAGTTGAATCAATACCTGATAGTCAATTCACGTTTTTCGATTTTCTAAATCTGATCTTTGCATTATTTCTAGTCTTAATGCTGCTTTACGTTACATTACGGTTTATTAAGAAGAAAAATCAAACGTATGATTTCACGAGAACAATGGCAAATTTGGGTGGTACAAGCCTAGGTAATAATCGTTCTGTTCAGCTTGTTAAGGTGGGAGATCGCATCTTAGTCGTTGGCGTTGGTGAGAGTATACAGTTGTTAAAAGAAATTGATTCAGAAGAAGAAATCAAGCAGATTCTTTCTCAACAGCAAAATGATGTTCAGCAAATGCTTCAACCTGCTGACATCATTACGAAGGTAGTGCAGCAAGTAAAAGGTTATAAAAAAAGAGACATGTCAAACCAAGATAGTAGTTTTAAATCGATGTTTGCTACTCAGTTAGCAGAGCTATCTAAAGGTAGGAAAAAGCTTTTAAAAGAGTTGGACGAGGAAGGAAAAAAGAACGATGACTGA
- a CDS encoding response regulator, whose translation MANRILIVDDAAFMRMMIKDILSKNGYEVVGEAADGQQAVDLYKEHNPDLVTMDITMPEMDGITALKEIKKINPNAKVIMCSAMGQQAMVIDAIQAGAKDFIVKPFQADRVLEAIGKTLS comes from the coding sequence ATGGCAAACAGAATTCTAATTGTAGATGACGCAGCTTTTATGAGAATGATGATTAAGGATATTTTATCTAAAAATGGATATGAGGTAGTAGGCGAGGCTGCAGATGGCCAACAGGCTGTGGATTTATACAAAGAGCATAATCCTGACCTCGTTACAATGGACATTACAATGCCAGAAATGGATGGCATCACTGCACTTAAGGAAATAAAGAAGATCAATCCAAATGCAAAGGTTATTATGTGTTCAGCAATGGGACAACAAGCGATGGTAATTGATGCGATACAGGCTGGAGCAAAAGACTTTATCGTTAAGCCATTCCAAGCAGACCGCGTATTAGAAGCTATTGGGAAAACACTATCATAA
- the fliY gene encoding flagellar motor switch phosphatase FliY, giving the protein MMNNDMLSQDEIDALLRGNDDQDDDHLTGQSPSEEHLSPMEQDALGEIGNISFGSSATALSTLLNQKVEITTPTVTTVHKNDLAEKFPHPNVAIQVSYTIGFIGANVLVIKQSDAAIIADLMLGGDGRNPQDLLGEIQLSAVQEAMNQMMGSAATSMSTIFNKKVDISPPSIEMMDLKEGEGDGALPNQDIFIQVAFRLKIGDLVDSNIMQLLPLEFGKSLVDELLNPSPPVAPKTEIKSETPSKENAYDHQPVTDTRGGQSYSQTTNHEYQGYQQPTHQQQHIGASKQAGYQPTVQPAAFSNFEPSPVVGGESKNLDMLLDIPLQVTVELGRTKRSVRDILELSTGSIIELDKLAGEPVDILVNNKLVAKGEVVVIDENFGVRVTDIISQSDRIKNLR; this is encoded by the coding sequence ATGATGAATAATGACATGCTATCACAAGATGAAATCGATGCTTTATTAAGGGGAAATGACGATCAAGATGATGATCATCTAACTGGGCAGTCCCCGTCTGAGGAACACTTGTCTCCGATGGAACAGGATGCGTTAGGGGAGATTGGTAACATCTCTTTCGGTAGCTCTGCTACTGCTTTGTCTACTCTATTAAATCAAAAGGTAGAAATTACAACACCAACTGTTACAACAGTTCACAAAAATGACTTGGCTGAGAAGTTTCCACACCCGAATGTTGCAATTCAAGTAAGCTATACAATAGGCTTCATTGGAGCAAACGTATTAGTGATTAAACAGTCTGATGCTGCTATTATTGCTGATCTAATGCTAGGTGGAGATGGAAGAAACCCACAGGACCTATTAGGAGAAATTCAATTAAGTGCTGTCCAAGAGGCAATGAATCAAATGATGGGTTCAGCTGCAACTTCAATGTCTACTATTTTCAATAAAAAGGTTGATATCTCACCGCCAAGCATAGAAATGATGGATTTAAAAGAGGGTGAAGGTGACGGCGCTTTACCAAATCAAGACATTTTTATTCAGGTTGCATTCCGGTTAAAAATTGGAGATCTTGTAGATTCTAACATTATGCAATTACTTCCATTAGAGTTTGGAAAAAGCTTAGTAGATGAGCTCTTAAATCCTAGTCCACCTGTCGCTCCAAAGACAGAGATTAAGAGTGAGACACCTTCTAAAGAAAATGCATATGACCACCAACCAGTGACAGATACAAGAGGTGGACAAAGTTATTCTCAGACGACTAATCATGAGTATCAGGGTTACCAGCAGCCTACTCACCAACAACAACATATTGGAGCTAGTAAGCAAGCTGGGTATCAACCAACTGTTCAACCAGCAGCATTCTCAAATTTTGAGCCATCACCTGTTGTAGGTGGAGAGTCAAAGAATTTAGATATGCTTCTAGATATTCCACTGCAGGTAACTGTAGAGTTAGGTAGAACAAAGAGATCTGTCCGCGATATATTGGAACTTTCAACAGGTTCTATTATTGAACTAGATAAGCTTGCAGGGGAACCAGTGGACATACTTGTTAATAATAAGCTTGTTGCAAAAGGTGAAGTAGTAGTAATAGATGAGAATTTTGGTGTTCGTGTTACTGATATCATTAGTCAAAGTGATCGAATTAAAAATTTACGTTAA